In the Salvia miltiorrhiza cultivar Shanhuang (shh) chromosome 8, IMPLAD_Smil_shh, whole genome shotgun sequence genome, tacaagttctagcatgtaaaaataataatattacatttatatatatcaatggttactttttcttacaataatagttgattaaataactaaaagtataaattctCATTAATacaaatagtaataattattgtgatAAAATGTAATAATCTAGAAACGTTGCATTTCATTGTAATAGTTGATAGTTGATTTGCCTTGCGTTATCAATGTCTGTAATGCCAAGAAAGCTAATGATACCTAAGAGTCCTGTCTCATTTGGAAATATGGAGATCATCAGAGATTATGAAAGACGATGTATTCATGGTGAAAACTCCATCTCTAGATGCAGCAGCTTCAGATCCTTTCTTAACTACTTCTATTTTCATAGTACCATTAGATGAGCAAAATTTGCACTTCTTGACATGATCATAGTAGATGCTTACGCTACGATATCTATAAGACTGAGAGTACGTATGGTAGGAATATTTATCACAATAGAAATATTTAGCAGGCTGAAAATCAGTGATATCGAGTTTGAGCCTTTCGTATTCATCTTCGGATGAACTTGTTGGATCGAGCAGAGTCTGCTTAGCCCCATCTGTCCAGAAATGGACACTATCGAGATTTACTACGCTACGGTACAAACTGCATAAGCTTCCAATGGTGGCTGCCTCTGCCTCGTCTCCATAGTGGTTGTTGAGGACTTTGATAATTCTTCCCAACGGCAAACTCAAGAAGCTTAACAAAATGTCTGCAAAATGGCTGTCAGCTTCTGCGAAGAATACCTTGGTTCTCTCTTTATTGATCATCACTTTCAACGACAATGTAGCACCCTTTTTAGCATCAGACATTCTTGATGATATATGTGTGGTACAAAGGAATATTAGTATGATGTAATCGAAAGATTTGAGCAAGTCGTCTCTTTTATGGGGGAAGAAGTTAACCGAAGAGTCGTTAATTAGTCCCTCCAAATTCCGAGACACTCTACAAATTACAAGAATCATTAGAGAAAGTAACCAAGCGCCACTAGTCCCACCAAATTCCAAGACTCATCGGATTGTATTTGATTAATTAAGAGTAATTAATGTTATACAGCCACATTGTAATGTTACCactttgatttattaattttttttttaaaaaaataaaaataattactctTCCCGTCCCATtagaattgacacttttgagttgggcacggagattaagaataaaggattaagagtgtaaagtaggtaggatacacttattttatttgagtagagaaagtagagaccacatactattttaggaaagtgtcaaTTCTGATGGAACAAACAAAAAATGCAAGTGTaccaattctagtgggacggagggagtattattttatgttcacattgtatttttttttgtaatttttatttaaaaataaaaataaaaatagatacaATTAATATagacaatacaataaaataattactaaaagctatttttattttaaagaataaactaaataaattaaaagaattccTATTGAACTAATTTGTGAATGGCCGTAATATGGTTGCATTAGATTTattgtttgattaattttatttaagatTGAAAAAGTGAAGAAGAAATACCTCTTCCAAGTAAATTACccattttgtgtgtaggtggaacacaatttaaatttgaataagtTTCATTTTAAATGTAGGAACACAAATTTGCTGCATGCATGTGATCATTTTCTTTATAGGTGTATTGAGTGGTGTCACACTAttctttattcttttgaatttttgaatGAATTATATGTGACAACAATTTCATAAATATTAGGAGATCAAATGCATCGATCCATCTTGCGGTTTAATTCCAAGTTAGCCACTGacgtttaatttgattttgtatcGCATGAAGAGAGTGAATGCAGAGACTCTTGGAATTTAGTGGGACTAATAATTCGGTTAACTTCTTCCCCATAAAAAAGGGAGGGTGGATAAAGGATTTTGTTATGAGACTAACAAAGTTATGTAAATGATTGATTCTCAAGCCATGATAATATTTtctatattaattaatcaaacatatAGCAAATAAAGCATCAAAGAATATTGGTTTGGTGAATAAGAGactgaataattttttttgtaaattttccTCTTAACGGTATAAATTTTGGATATTGAGCTATATTCCTGCAAAAATAAACTCGAAACAAACGAGATAGTATTTGCATATTGAAAAAAGATCCAAACGAATGGAAAATCAAGATccataatttagaattaataaagATGAAGCACCATAACTATAAACCAATATTTGCAACATATAGGAGATCGAGCAGAAAAACAATATTTGGAATTGGAAACATGGATCAGATAACACTCAGACTTCTTCTCTCTTAGGTCGTTTAATCGATTTGCGAGTCAAGAGAGCATCAGTGAGAGCAGTAGAAGAAGTAAGAGAGGCTTTCAGTATTCTTAAAGCCTGCACCAACACAATTCATCTCATCAACATCAAAGAATACATTCAGAAATATAACAACCAAGATTTCAAATGCTATAGTTTACCTCTTTCAGCCCGATTTGCATCTCCACTTCTTTGACATCAGATATCGAGATTTTCTGCTCTTTAAGAGAGGAAAGTGTCGAGGCAAAGCAGAAAGGcgtaacagttaaatcatccgCCACGTGATAAGTTGGAGATCCTTTAAGATAACTTCCCTCCCCATTGGGAAACTTAAACGATGAAAACATGTTCAGATTATCACTGTACTCGGCAGGCAAGCATTTTTCAGTGAGGGGGAAAATGTTGTCTTTGGAAATATAGCCATGAGGTAGAGTTGGTTTCATTAGCCTCTTTTTCCTATTCGGGGTAATGAAATGCTTGCTATCTAGAACGTCGGATGTGTTCCGGTACAAGTTGTCTATTGCCTTAACACAAGTGCTACCGGCAAGAAGATGCTCAACTCCTCCTAGTGGGATGTAGAGAAAACTAAACAGAAACTCTACAAATTGTTTATTAGCTTGAGCATACACAACCTTACCAGTAGATTGTTGTATCATTACTTTCAAACTTAAATTCCTAGAGTTAttgggattctcttcctctGCAGTGTGTGGTTGAGACACCGTGAGTGTAGAGTAACTCTTTGTTGTTTTGTTTAGGATGATGTCCGACAATGGAGTTGGGGACGTCAAGGATGCCTTCAACAAATTCATAATCTAACAAAAATAGAGATAATAAGGTAAAGAAAAACGAGTGGGAAGAAGATAGAGATTATGGAAACAAGGATCACCTCATTGAAGCCCAAATCCACTTTGATTTGCTCAGCGTTATCCATGTCTGTAATGCCAAGAAAGCTAATGATTTCTAAGAGTCCTGTCTCACTTGGGAATATGTGGAGATCATCAGAGATTAAGAAAGATGATGTATTCATGGTGAAAACTCCTTCTCTAGATGCAGCAGCTTCAGACCCTTTCTTAACTACTTCTTTAATCATACTATCTTGCAAGCAAAGTTTGCACATGCTGACATCATCATAGTAGATGCTTACGCTACGAAATCTATAAGACTGAGAGTGATGGATGGGATATTTACTACACTTGAAATATTCAGCAGGCTGAAAATCAGTGATGTCGAGTTTCAGCCTTTGGTATTCAGCTTCGGATGAACTTGCTGGATTGAGCAGAGTCTGCTTAGCCCCGTTTGTCCAGAAATAGGAACTGTCGAGATTTACTAAGCTACGGTATAAACTGCTTAAGCTACCAATGGTAGGCGGCTCGTCTCCAAAGTGCTTCTCGAGGACTTTGACAATTCTTCCCAACGGCAAACTCAAGAAGCTTAACAAAATGTCTGCGAAGTGGCTGTCGGAGTCTGCAAAGAATACCTTAGTTCTCTCTTTATTGATCATCACTTTCAACGAAAATGTAGCACCCTTTTTGTCATCAGCCATTCTTGAAATATATACTATGTGGTATaaacaaagaaatatttgaacAATGTAATCGGAAGATTTCAGCAAACCCTACATTTTTATGGGGGAAGAAGTTAACCTAAGAGTCGTTAGTTTAGTGCCTCCAAATTCCAAGAATCGTTAGAAAAAGTGACCAAGCGCCACTAGTCCCACCAAATTCCAAGACCCATCGGATTGTATTTGATTAACTTCccaattttacaaaaaaaaaaaaaaaaatcgatctaTTTTAGATTGGAAAAGTGAAGTAGAAGTACCTCTTCCAACTAATTAAATTACCGATTTAGTGTCAATATAGAccacaatttaaatttaaataagttTCATTTTAGATATAGGTTTACAAATTTGATGCATGCATGTgataacaatttcacaatttttttattttttgaaacaatTTCATAAATATTAGGAGATCAAATGCATCCCATCTGGCTGCTCAATTCCAAGTTATAAGTTACTGacgtttaatttgattttgtatcTCATAAAGAGAGTGAATGCAAGGAGTCTTAGAATTTGGTGGGACTAATGACTCTTAGGTTAACTTCTTCCCCATAAAAAGGGAGGGTTTGGTGAAAACTATCGATTACATTATTATCTCAAGAATGTCTGATGTTGAGAAGGATGTCAAGTTGTCATTGAAAGTGATGATAAATAAAGAGAGAAATGAGGTACTCTTTGCAGAAGCCGACAACCATTTCACAGACATTTTGTTAAGCTTCTTGACTTTGCCGTTGGGAAGAATTTTCAAAGTCTTCAAGAAGCACTATGGCGATGAGCTTCCTACCATTGCAAGCTTAAGCAGTTTGTACCATAGCTTAACGAATCTTGATAGCGCCCATTTTGTGACGGAGGGTGCTAAGCAGATTCTTCTCAGTCCAGCCAGTTTATTTGAAGATGAATACAAAAGGCTGAAACTCGATATCACTGATTCTCCGCCTGCTGAATATTTCTATTGTTCAGCCCATGACCCTCATGGTAGAATTCATATTGTAAGCATGTACTATGACTCTGTTGAGCGTTGCAGATTTTGCCGTCGTATGATGAAAAAAGAAGTAGCTAAAAAAGGGAAGCAGATTCTTCTAGTGATGGAGTGTTGACTATACGTAAAGCATCTTTCACAATCTCTGATGATCTTCATATATTTCCAAATGAGATTGGACTCCTACCAATCATCACCCTTCTCGGCATTACAGGTGCGCATAAGGCTGAGGAAATCAAAGTGGATCTTGGCTTCAATGAGGTGATTTCTTGATTCGATCTCTTTAAATTAAATCTCAATCTTTGTTATAACtagttatataattaattaatttgtgtaTGTATTGTTGTTAGATTATGAAATTGTTGAAGGCATGCATGACGTCCCCAACTCCATTGTCGGACGTCATCCTGAATAAAACAACACACTTGAAGTCTGCAAAGGTTCCATTGCACGAGATGGTAGTAAAGGAAGAAAACCCCAACACTATGAACTTAATAACTTTGAAAGTTACCATACAAAAATCTACAGGTAAGTTGTTGTATGCTCAAGCTAAAGCTAAAGAAGATTTTATCGAGTTTCTATTTGGTTTCTTCAACATCCCACTAGGAGGAGTTGGGCATCTTCTGGCTGGCAAGACTGGTGTGAAGGCTATAAACAACTTGTATCTGAGCACAGCTGACCTTGTTAACGACGAGTATTTCAAGACCTCGGATATGAAAAGAAGGCTATTGGAACCCAATGTGGTTCATGGATGCATTTCTGAAAACAACATTCTTCGCCTTACTGAAGAACCTTTGCCTGTTGACTACAAATGCTATATCGATCACAACTATTTTTCTTCAGTTAAGTTTCCCAAAGGGAAGGGGAAGTATCTCGAGCGACCAGCAACTTATAAGGTGACAGATGATTTAACTGTGACCCCTTTTTGCACTGTCTCCACTCTTTCCACTCTCAATAGCTTGAAAATCCCGATAACTGATGTCCAAGAAATGGAGCTGCAAATCGGATTGAAAGAggtatataataaaattttaaatatgtgATTATGTTTTGTAGCATGTGTTGAGATGAAGTTTGTTGGTGCAGGGCTTGAGCATACTAAAAGCTTCTCTTACATCCGCTTCTGCTCTCTCAGATTCTCTCCTCAGTCATAAATCGAGCAAGAAACCGAAGAAAGAACTCGCAGGCTGATCCTTGGTTGCGACTATTACAAATAGTATTAATTAGCAACTATATATGGTGCTTAtgtttgttttttgtttctGTAGAAAGCATACTCTTGAAAGTTATACAACTAAAATCGAACTGTCAAATGGAATTTTTCCAATTTAAAATGTCGAAAAATTCATTGACAATGCTACCTCGCTAACAAAATCAAAGCAATCCACAACTAAAAATAACTACTGAAACTTGAAATAGTTTACACTATaagattttctttttcatttcttGGAATCCCACACCATGTCCTACTATCAAAACTATctgacatttaaaaaaaaatcatgtttatattccaaaaattattatttctcaCACCCGAAGATGACGTGGCATATCTGATGTGGCCTAAATATTTGAAAGCTATAGTGAATAAAGAGAATCTTGAAGAAGCACTATCTGATTTGAATCTCTGAATATCTAGTTGTCATGTTTTCTGGTTATATCATTTTTTGCATTCTCGTTTTATGTTTTGTGGTATATGCATATTAAGAGCATCCCTTACATCTGATTATGATTCTGCTTGGCATTATCATAAAATATGAGGCACAAAAAATCTCTCTTTTGTAAGATCAATTTTCATTTGATTGGATATTTAGTCTAGTTCTTGTATTGTGAGCATTCAGTATGAAATAGtgattaaattatgaaattacatTGTGAAACGAACAATTTGAGCATACAAAAAGTGAAATAGTTTTAAAATGATGACTGGAAAAACAAGAACCATAGTTAAAACAACATAAAAGCACAATGCAAAGCTATGAATTTAAGCCAACAATGTCACATTTATGAGCAGCAAAAGAAGATCTAAAAGCATGGATCACACTCAGACTTCTCTCTTTGGTTGTTTGATTGATATGTGACTCAATAGAGCATCAGAAAGAGCAGAAGTGGATGTAAGAGAGGCTTTCAGTATGCCCAAAGCCTGCACAAAAGAAAGCAATCTCAACATGTAAACATATGCTCAAAAATATAGTACCAACAGATATTTACCTCTTTCAACCCAATTTCGAGCTCCACTTCTTTGACATCAGATATCGGGATTTTCTGCTCTTTGAGAGAGGAAAAAATGGAGACAATACATAAAGGtgtaacagttaaatcatccgCCACGTGATAAATTTGAGGCCCCGTAAGATAACTTCCCTTGCCATTGGGAAACTTAATAGAAGAAAACCAATCTATATCATCAATGTAGTGATCAGCAGGCAAGCATTCTTCAGTGAGGGGGAAAATGTATTTTCCAGAAATACAACCATGAACCAGATTGGGTTTCATTAGCCTGTTTTTCGTATCCGGGCTCTTGAAATACTTGTCAATAAGATCAGCTGAGCTCCGATACAAGTTGTCTATAGCCTTAAAACAAGTCTTGCCGGCAAAAACGTACTCAGCTCCACCTAGTGGGATATGAAGGAGACCAAATAGAAACTCTATAAACTCTTCCTTAGCTTGAGCATACAAAAACTTACCAGTAGATTTCTGTATCATCACTTTCAAACTTAAATTCTTAGAGTTGGGATTTTCTTCCATTGCAACATTCTGCAGTAGTGGTGGAGATTCCAAGATTGAAGTGTTGATCTGTCTTGTTTTATTTAGGATGACATCCGACAGTGGAGTTGGGGACGTCAAGGATGTCATCAACAAGTTCATAATCTAACAAAAATGCACACAAAATCAAACAAGTAATAAGAAAAGAAGCTGTGAGAAAGATAGAGAATCAAGAATCACCTCATTGAACCCTAAATCCACATTGATAAGCTCAGCCTTATCCATGTCTGTAATGCCAAGAGAGACGACGATACCTACAATCCCCGTCTCGTTTGGCAGTATCTGCAGATCATCAGAGATTATGAATGATGCTGTATGTATGGTGAAAACTCCATCTGTAGAAGCAGCTTTAAGCCCTTTTTTCTCCAACTTACGATAACAGTTCGAAATAGGGCAATAGGCAGTATCATAGTAAATGCTGACACTACGAAATCTTTTAGAGTGAACGCTACAAGAAAAATATTGAGCAGGTTGAAAATCAGTGATATCGAGTTTCAGCCCCGCGTACTCATCTTCGAATGAACTAGTTGGATTGAGCAGAGCCTGCTTAGCACCCTCAGTCACAAAATGGGAGCCAACTTCAAGATTGGCTACGCTTCGGTACAAACTGCTTAAGCTTCCAATGGTAGGTGCCTCATCTCCATAGTGCTTCTCGAGGACTTTCACAATTCTTCCCAACGGCAAAGTCAAGAAGCTCAACAAAATGTCTACAAAATGGCTGTCTGCTTCTGCAAAGAGCACCTTAGATTTCTCTCTATTGATCATCACTTTCAACGAAAACGTAGCATTCTTGTTCTTGTTTTTCTCAGACATTTTGGTGAAGGCGAAGATTTTTCTACAATTCTATTTTCTTATTTGTGAAGCATCATCGTTTCAAGTTCCACcatattaatattccatttTCAGGTGTCTTGAAATTCGGAATTTGTTGGGGCTATTAATTTGGGAGTGAATGCAGAAGGTGTGGCTTTTAGTGGGACTAGTGACTCTTGGTTAACTCCTTTCCTCATACACAAGGGAGTGAATATAGAAAAAAATCGAATTAGTATCTTCATAATCCAAACACAGCCAAATATAAAACCTATTATAAAAGTgacttgttttacaaaatttgatttgcctattatatccctcgtatatacttatattaaggttaattgtgtaatttaatatattatacttataatatatctataaatatattatggtttatcttttatattttaatagctATTTAAGTAGTAGTATCCATTAGGACTCTTCATTataagttattattattttttatcacataattttaataatttagaattaaaatacaaaagGATTACTTAAGTAGTAGTATCCATTAGAATTAGTAAATCGAAAGATTTCAGCGAGTCCTCTCTTTTATGGGGGAAGAAGTTAACCGAAGAGTCGTTAATTAGTCCCTCCAAATTCCAAGACACTACAAATTACAAGAATCATTAGAGAAATTAACCAAGCGCCGCTAGTCCCACCAAATTCCAAGACATAAACTTGTTAAATaggtttgatttatttaatttattttttaaaataaaaataattattatttttccttatattgtttacattttatttattttttgtaattttttatttttttagaaataaaatagaaaagtgCAAAAAAATAGGTACAATTAATATAGACAATACAATAAATTAGCTAAAagctatttttaattttaaaaataaactaaataaatcaaaaaaattcGTATTGAACTAATTTGTGAGTGGTCCTAATGTGATTGCATATATTTATTGTTTGGTTGATTTCCCGGTTTTATTTACGATTAAAAAAGTGAAGTAGAAGTATCTCTTCCAACTAAATTACCGATTTTGTGTGTGGGTGGAacacaatttaaatttgaataagtTTCATTTTAAATGTAGGTTTACAAATTTGATGCATGCATGCATGTGATTTTCTTTACAGGTGTATTGAGTGATGTCACACTAatctttattcttttgaatttttgaatGAATTATATGGGACAACAATTTCATAAATATTAGGAGATCAAATGCATCCCATCTTGCTGCTTAATTCCAAGTTAGCTACTGacgtttaatttgattttgtatcTCATAAAGAGAGTGAATGCAGAGAGTCTTGGAATTTGGTAGGACTAATGAATCTTAGGTTAACTTCTTCGCCATAATTAAAAAGGGAGGGTATGGTGTTAAGAAGGATGTCATGTCGTTGAAAGTGATGATAAATAATCATAGTTATGCATCTATTGATCTCTTTGATGTTGCATTGTTTAAATCATTTGAAGATTCAATAAAAGGTCTATGACATAAGCATAAATGCAAAAAAGTACATaacatttcaagaaattcaTGTTTATATTCCAAAAATTATTTCTGACAACCAAGATAGTATTTGCATATTGAAAAAAGAACCAAACGAATGGAAAATCAAGAtccataattaaaataaaaatgaagcaCCATAACTATTACTATACATATAAGCCAATACTTGCAACATATATACAGGAAGCATGGATCACACTTCTCTCTTTGGCTGTTTGAGTGATTTGCGAATCATCAGAGCATCAGTGAGAGCAGTAGAAGAAGTAAGAGAGGCTTTCAGTATGCTCAAAGCCTGCACCAACACAATTCATCTCAACATCTGAACATATATACATTCAGAAATATAACAaccaagatttcaaatatacaGTTTAATCACCTCTTTCAGCCCTATTTGCATCTCCACTTCTTTGACATCAGATATCGAGATTTTCTGCTCTTTAAGAGAGGAAAGTGTCGAGGCAAAGCAGAAAGGcgtaacagttaaatcatccgCCACGTGATAAGTTGGGGATCCTTTTAGATAACTTCCCTGCCCATTGGGAAACTTAACCGAAGATAACAAGTTCAGATAATCATTGTACTCAGCAGGCAAGCATTCTTCAGCGAGGGGGAAAATGCAGTGTGCTGAAATGTAGCCATGAGGTAGAATGGGTGTCATTAGCCTCTTTTTCGTATCCGGGGTAATGAAATGCTTGCTATCTGCAAGGTCGGATGTGCTCCGGTACAAGTTGTCTATAGCCTTAACACAAGTGTTACCGGCAAGAAGATGCTCAACTCCTACCAATGGGATGTAGAGGAAACTAAACAGAAACTCCACAAACTGTTTAT is a window encoding:
- the LOC130998432 gene encoding uncharacterized protein LOC130998432, translated to MSDAKKGATLSLKVMINKERTKVFFAEADSHFADILLSFLSLPLGRIIKVLNNHYGDEAEAATIGSLCSLYRSVVNLDSVHFWTDGAKQTLLDPTSSSEDEYERLKLDITDFQPAKYFYCDKYSYHTYSQSYRYRSVSIYYDHVKKCKFCSSNGTMKIEVVKKGSEAAASRDGVFTMNTSSFIISDDLHISK
- the LOC130998433 gene encoding uncharacterized protein LOC130998433, which gives rise to MADDKKGATFSLKVMINKERTKVFFADSDSHFADILLSFLSLPLGRIVKVLEKHFGDEPPTIGSLSSLYRSLVNLDSSYFWTNGAKQTLLNPASSSEAEYQRLKLDITDFQPAEYFKCSKYPIHHSQSYRFRSVSIYYDDVSMCKLCLQDSMIKEVVKKGSEAAASREGVFTMNTSSFLISDDLHIFPSETGLLEIISFLGITDMDNAEQIKVDLGFNEGSYLKGSPTYHVADDLTVTPFCFASTLSSLKEQKISISDVKEVEMQIGLKEALRILKASLTSSTALTDALLTRKSIKRPKREEV
- the LOC130996614 gene encoding uncharacterized protein LOC130996614, translating into MSEKNKNKNATFSLKVMINREKSKVLFAEADSHFVDILLSFLTLPLGRIVKVLEKHYGDEAPTIGSLSSLYRSVANLEVGSHFVTEGAKQALLNPTSSFEDEYAGLKLDITDFQPAQYFSCSVHSKRFRSVSIYYDTAYCPISNCYRKLEKKGLKAASTDGVFTIHTASFIISDDLQILPNETGIVGIVVSLGITDMDKAELINVDLGFNEIMNLLMTSLTSPTPLSDVILNKTRQINTSILESPPLLQNVAMEENPNSKNLSLKVMIQKSTGKFLYAQAKEEFIEFLFGLLHIPLGGAEYVFAGKTCFKAIDNLYRSSADLIDKYFKSPDTKNRLMKPNLVHGCISGKYIFPLTEECLPADHYIDDIDWFSSIKFPNGKGSYLTGPQIYHVADDLTVTPLCIVSIFSSLKEQKIPISDVKEVELEIGLKEALGILKASLTSTSALSDALLSHISIKQPKREV